The following proteins are co-located in the Apium graveolens cultivar Ventura chromosome 5, ASM990537v1, whole genome shotgun sequence genome:
- the LOC141724858 gene encoding cytochrome P450 CYP71D313-like: MAIQFVPIFMFMIITFMLLNLLKKLFRNSSKKLPPGPVKFPIVGNLLQVTGALPHRSLYNLSKTHGPLMHLQLGEVSAVVISNPRVAKEVLKTHDLCFADRPTLLLGNIVLSNCRDIVLAKYGEHWRQFRKICTLELLSANKVRSFRTIREEEASDLIQSIQSTLGSPVNVSEKVSHLANSITCRSTIGKRCKYEHELIEATENIAYWGAGFFMADLFPSMLVFPVLSGMKPALKKVRRELDHIFDYIINEHKEKLASRKNQGTKLDAEEEDLVDILLRINDTLQLEFPVTSNDIQGIVLDMFTAGTDTSSAVLEWAMSELMKKPSAMKKAQDELRNALKGKERICEADIQGLTYLKLVIKETLRLHPPVPLLLPRECRKECEIDGYTIPVGTKVMVNAWAIGRDPDHWVDADSFIPERFDGSSVDYIGANFEFIPFGAGRRMCAGISFGIASIELPLAQLLYHFDWTLPNGMKPGDLDMDETFGATTKRKNSLFLNVSSHIPASKNDSS, translated from the exons ATGGCTATCCAGTTTGTGCCCATTTTCATGTTCATGATCATAACTTTTATGCTTCTCAATCTACTAAAAAAATTGTTTCGAAATTCCAGTAAGAAACTCCCCCCAGGGCCAGTCAAGTTTCCCATAGTTGGAAACTTGTTACAAGTGACTGGTGCACTCCCTCACCGCAGTCTCTACAATTTATCGAAAACTCATGGCCCTCTCATGCACCTACAACTTGGTGAAGTCTCTGCTGTTGTAATTTCAAATCCTAGAGTCGCTAAAGAAGTTCTCAAAACTCATGATCTCTGTTTTGCTGACCGTCCAACACTACTACTTGGCAATATTGTCTTGTCCAATTGCAGAGACATAGTTTTGGCCAAGTATGGTGAACACTGGAGGCAATTCCGAAAAATTTGTACCTTGGAACTCCTGAGTGCTAATAAAGTTAGGTCTTTCCGAACTATTCGAGAGGAGGAGGCTTCGGATCTTATTCAATCCATTCAATCAACTTTAGGATCTCCTGTCAATGTTAGCGAAAAGGTTTCTCATTTGGCTAACTCGATAACTTGCAGGTCTACAATCGGAAAGAGATGCAAGTATGAACATGAGCTCATTGAGGCTACTGAGAATATAGCCTATTGGGGTGCTGGTTTTTTCATGGCTGATTTGTTTCCTTCTATGCTAGTATTTCCTGTTCTTAGTGGAATGAAGCCTGCACTGAAAAAGGTTAGGCGAGAGCTCGATCATATATTTGATTACATAATTAATGAACACAAGGAAAAGTTGGCTAGTAGAAAAAATCAAGGAACCAAACTTGATGCTGAGGAGGAAGACCTTGTCGATATTCTATTGAGGATTAACGATACTCTGCAACTTGAATTTCCGGTTACTTCCAACGACATCCAAGGCATCGTTTTG GATATGTTTACCGCGGGAACTGATACGTCTTCAGCAGTGCTGGAATGGGCAATGTCAGAGTTGATGAAAAAACCAAGCGCAATGAAAAAGGCACAAGACGAATTGAGAAACGCACTAAAAGGAAAGGAAAGAATATGCGAAGCTGATATTCAGGGATTGACTTATCTAAAGTTAGTGATCAAAGAAACTCTGCGTTTACATCCACCAGTTCCACTACTACTCCCTAGAGAATGTAGAAAAGAATGCGAAATAGATGGATACACAATTCCAGTAGGAACCAAAGTCATGGTAAATGCATGGGCTATCGGAAGAGATCCCGATCATTGGGTTGATGCTGACAGTTTTATTCCGGAAAGATTTGATGGAAGTTCAGTGGATTACATTGGAGCTAACTTTGAGTTTATTCCGTTTGGTGCTGGACGAAGAATGTGCGCGGGTATCTCATTCGGTATAGCTAGTATTGAGCTTCCTCTTGCTCAACTACTCTATCACTTTGACTGGACACTTCCTAATGGAATGAAGCCCGGAGATTTGGACATGGATGAAACATTTGGAGCAACTACTAAAAGAAAAAACAGCTTGTTCTTGAATGTCAGTTCTCACATTCCAGCCTCCAAGAATGACTCAAGTTAA